GCATCTGAACGCTCCTCCTGAGCGATATATCGAAGATAGTCTTACGATATATCGCCTGTCAAGAGGTCGGCTCACTCCTGCCCTACGCGGGCCGCACCAGCCGCCCCCGCGCCGCCCCCAGCACCTGCCCCTGCGCGAAGACCCGCTCGCCGCGCAGCCACACCTCCCGCACCTGCCCCCGGTACGTTCCGCCCAGGTACGGACTCGTCTGCGGCCAGCGGTTGAGCAGCGCCTCCCGCCGCAGCTCCGCGCGGGCCTCCACGTCCACCAGCGCAAAATCCGCGTCCATCCCGGCCGTCAGTTCCCCCTTCCCGGCCAGCCGGAAGCGCCGCGCCGGAGCGGACGACAGCAGCTGCGTCAGGCGCGGCAGCGTCAGGCCGCGCTCCTCGCCGTGCGTCAGCATGGCCTGCAGTGTGCTCTGCACGCCCGCGACGCCGCCCCACACCCGGAAGGGATTCGGGGCGGTCTTCAGGTCCGGGCTGCACGGCGAGTGGTCCGATCCCACCGTGTCGATGCGCCCGTCCAGCACCGCCGCCCACAGTTCGTCCCGCACCTGCGCGGAACGCAGCGGCGGCGCGCACTTCAGGGCCGCTCCCACGCGCAGCAGGTCGTCCTCGGTGAAGCTCAGGTAGTGCGGGCAGGTCTCGGCCGTCACGTCCACGCCCTCCGCGCGTGCCTGCGCGATCAGGGCCGCGCCCTCGCCGCTGCTCACGTGCACCACGTGCAGGCGGCAGCCCGTCTCGCGTGCCAGCACGAGCGCCTCCCGGATGGCGTCCAGCTCGGCCCGCACGGGGCGGCTCTGCAGGTACTCGCGCCACGACGCGCCCGGCCCGTCCAGCGCCGCCTGCAGCTGCGCCGTGAGTGCGTCCGACTCGGCGTGCACCGCGACCGGCAGGCCCAGCGCGGCCGCCGCGCGCATGCCCTCGTGCAGCACGTCGCCGTGCGCCGCCGGGAACTCCCGGATGCCGCTCCCGCTCATGAAGGCCTTGAAGCCCAGCACGCCCGCCTCCGCCAGTTCCGGCAGGTGCTCCAGGTTCACGGGCGTCAACCCGCCCCACAGCGCGAAATCCGCGTGCGACGCCCGGCCCGCCGCCGCGAGCTTCGCGGCGAAGGTCGCGCGGTCCAGCAGCGGCGGGTCGCTGTTGAGCGGCATGTCCGCGAAGGTCGTCCCGCCGCCTGCCAGCAGCGCCGACGACCCGGTCTGCAGGCCCTCCCAGTCCGCGCGGCCCGGTTCGTTGAAGTGCACGTGCACGTCCACCCCGCCCGGCAGGACGTGCAGCCCGGACGCGTCCACCTCCTGCCGCGCCGTCCCCGCGAGGTCCGGCGAGACGGCGTACAGCACGCCGCCCTCCACGCCCAGATCGAGCCGCTGCACGCCCTGGGGCGTCACCACCTGTCCACCACGCACGATGAGGTCAAACATGCGGCGAGTGTAGCGGCACGCGAACCCTGCGGCGAGTGGAGCGGCACGCGCCCGTGCGGGGCACATGCGGCCCGGCAGCCGTTACCCTGGAACGGTGCGCGCGACCGTCCCTGCTGTCCTTGAACTCTTCACGGTTTTCCTGAGGCTCGGCCTGACGAGTTTCGGCGGGCCGGTCGCGCACCTCGGGTACTTCCGGGCGGAACTGGTCGAGCGGCGCGGCTGGCTGGACGACGAGGCGTACGCGGACCTCGTGGCGCTGTGCCAGGTGCTGCCCGGCCCGGCCAGTTCGCAGGTCGGGATGGGCGTGGGCCTGCTGCGCGCGGGCGGCTGGGGCCTCGTGGCGGCGTGGCTGGGCTTCACGCTGCCGAGCGCCCTGCTGATGTTCGGGTTCGCGCTCACCGTGACGCGCGCGGGGCACGCGCTGCAGGGCGGTCTGGACGGTGCGGGCTGGCTGGCGGGCCTGAAGGTCGCGGCGCTGGCCGTGGTGGCGCAGGCGGTGGCGGGCATGGCGCGCACCCTCACGCCGGACGCGGCACGGTTGAGCGTGGCGGCGCTCGTGGCGGGCGCGGTCCTCGTGTTCCCGCAGGGGTGGGTGCAGCCGCTCGCGCTGCTGCTGGCGGGCGTGGCCGGGTGGCGCGCCCTGCCCGCCCCGGACCTCGGGCGGCTCGACCGGCTGCACGTCACGCTGTCCCGCCGTGCGGGGGCCGCCCTGATCGGCGCGTGCGGCGCGCTGCTCGTGGCACTGCCGCTGCTCGCGTCGGCCTTCCCGCGCGCGGACGTGCAGCTGTTCGACCGCTTCGTGCGGGCGGGCGCGCTCGTGTTCGGGGGTGGGCACGTGGTGCTGCCGCTGCTGCAGGCGGCCGTCGTGCCGCAGTTCCTGGACGCGGGGACCTTCGTGGCCGGGTACGGGGCGGTGCAGGCGATGCCGGGACCGCTGTTCACCTTCGCGAGCTACCTGGGCGCTGCCTCCCGCAGTGGCCTGAATCCCGCGTGGGCGGCACTCGTCACGACG
The nucleotide sequence above comes from Deinococcus aquiradiocola. Encoded proteins:
- the allB gene encoding allantoinase AllB; amino-acid sequence: MFDLIVRGGQVVTPQGVQRLDLGVEGGVLYAVSPDLAGTARQEVDASGLHVLPGGVDVHVHFNEPGRADWEGLQTGSSALLAGGGTTFADMPLNSDPPLLDRATFAAKLAAAGRASHADFALWGGLTPVNLEHLPELAEAGVLGFKAFMSGSGIREFPAAHGDVLHEGMRAAAALGLPVAVHAESDALTAQLQAALDGPGASWREYLQSRPVRAELDAIREALVLARETGCRLHVVHVSSGEGAALIAQARAEGVDVTAETCPHYLSFTEDDLLRVGAALKCAPPLRSAQVRDELWAAVLDGRIDTVGSDHSPCSPDLKTAPNPFRVWGGVAGVQSTLQAMLTHGEERGLTLPRLTQLLSSAPARRFRLAGKGELTAGMDADFALVDVEARAELRREALLNRWPQTSPYLGGTYRGQVREVWLRGERVFAQGQVLGAARGRLVRPA
- the chrA gene encoding chromate efflux transporter; translation: MRATVPAVLELFTVFLRLGLTSFGGPVAHLGYFRAELVERRGWLDDEAYADLVALCQVLPGPASSQVGMGVGLLRAGGWGLVAAWLGFTLPSALLMFGFALTVTRAGHALQGGLDGAGWLAGLKVAALAVVAQAVAGMARTLTPDAARLSVAALVAGAVLVFPQGWVQPLALLLAGVAGWRALPAPDLGRLDRLHVTLSRRAGAALIGACGALLVALPLLASAFPRADVQLFDRFVRAGALVFGGGHVVLPLLQAAVVPQFLDAGTFVAGYGAVQAMPGPLFTFASYLGAASRSGLNPAWAALVTTCGVFLPAALLVAGALPFWNDLRARPGVRRALAGLNAGVVGLLLAALYSPVFTSAVEGGMRGRTEVALALVTYVALTAWRVPPWAAVLCCAGVGHVLL